Genomic window (Ananas comosus cultivar F153 linkage group 1, ASM154086v1, whole genome shotgun sequence):
ACTCGATGATCGCTAGTTGTGTTAGGAATGAACAAGTAGAAGATGCCCTGCAGCTGTTTGTTGAAATGGTTATAGATGGTCTCAATGCTAATGAGTTTGCATTCGCCACTGCCATAGGGGCTTGCGGGCTATCATCTGAATCCGGTGAGTTTGGAAGGCAATTACATGGCTCTGCTATAAAACACAATATGATGTCGGACATTCGAGTATACAACGCCTTACTAAGCATGTATGGTAGAGGCGGTCGGATCAAAGAAATGGAGTCTGTGATTGCGGAGATCGAATACCCTGATGTTGTTAGCTGGAGTGCAGCTATTTCTGGCTATTTTCAGAACGGTTTTGACGAGAGATCCACAAGCGCTCTTTGTCGAATGCATAGCATGAATTACAGACCGAACGAGTACGCATTCTCTAGTGCTTTAAGTTCTTGCGCAAATCTTGCCTTACTAGATCAAGGAAGGCAATTCCATTGTCTTGCCCTCAAATTGGCGTGCGATCTCGATACTTCCACTGGAAATGCATTGATCAACATGTACTCCAAGTGTGGGTGCATCGGAGACGCGAAATTCGCATTCGACGCAATGCCCACCCATGACGTCACATCGTGGAATTCGCTGATTCATGGTTATGCACATCATGGGCATGCGAAGGAGGCACTGAAAGTGTTCAATAAGATGGAACCGAACGGCGTCATGCCGGATCAGTTGACATTTGTAGGGATTCTAGCAGGTTTTAGCCATGCAGGTCTTGTAGACGAAGCagaaaaatactttaaactcaTGACCGATCGGTACGGTATCGAGCCATCTCCTTCTCACTACGCATGTATGATCGATATGATGGGGCGAAGCGGGAGAATTGAAGAGGCACTATGTATGATAAATAGTATGCCATGTGAGGCAGATATTGTGATATGGAAAGCACTGTTGGGATCATGTAGATTGCATCGGAATTTAGAAGCAGGAAAGATTGCTTTAGAGAAGGTGATGCAGTTGTCGAGAAAAGACTCTGCGGGCTACGTGCTTATGTCGAATTTGCACGCTATGCACGGAGAATGGAGCGACGCCGATAGAGTCAGGAGGAAGATGGATGACATGGGAGTCAAGAAAGATGCTGGATGGAGTTGGATTGAGGTAAAAGATGAGGTCCACACTTTTGTCGCAAGAGATACTTCTCATCCAAAATCTGCATTACTTTACCAGAGATTAAGAGAGCTCCTTGTGCTAATGAAGGATGAGGGTTATTCACCTGATCTGGGCACACTATCAGATGATTTGTTAGTTTATATGACACATCTTTAGAGAAGTGATTATTAATATAGAATGGATGTTAATCTTCTAAAATAAACTGTAGTTGTATATATAGGACACATGTTTagatcttacaaaatgtaaatgAGTGTTATTGCTGTGCCAATGTGAAATCAATTAATCTCTAATCCTTAGATCGTATAATGGTTCTGCTTTGTATTGTAAATTGTTTTAGACTTCTAGTTCATGAATTGTGTGAATTCAAGAGTCCTAGTTCAAGTTTTGCCAGCTGAGTGCTGGTTTCGCTTTGTTTACGTACTTCATACTTGTTTATTCCCGTGTTCGATGTTATTGACGGTACCTACAGATGGTATTGCATTGTTTGCAGATCTTATATCTATGTGTTTTGTTCGATGAAAAAAGAATGGAAATTACAGCAGTATCTTTCTTTCGTCTTCAAAGACAAGTTCACAAATTaaccaacaacaacaatagGAACAGAACAAAGAACATATAGAATTTGAGATCAggacaaagaacaaagacaatGGCAAGCCCCAAAGTACTAGTTTTCTGTTTTCTAGTTTATCTCATGATGAAATTTGTTACTACTGAAAACATTGAAAATCTCAAAAGCTAAGCCAAGCATCCACTTGGCATGATAATGCGATGTGCATTCCTGACAGTACATCTGGACGATGTGAAGTATATCATAAGAGATTACACAAATCACAGAATAGTAGCCCCTCATATTgtacaaaaaaaatcaatcactCTAGCCTAaattctattcttttttttttttttttttcgtcttgGAAGTGGACATAGCATTCATCCAATTTGCATGCATCTCCATACACAACATGTCCTAACCTGGGGTTGCAGTAAATAATTTATCACAATAAATAAGTGCAGACAAAAGTTGTTGAATGTTATCTCAGTTTGTTCTAACTTTTCATAGATACGCATTCTCCTCCTGGACCTCTTTGGATGCAAGAAAAAGTTAAACCTGAGAATACTTGTAGGAAATACCAATTGTTTTTTGTGATTCCAATTTGAAAGTTGATGTTTCGTCGATTATGCTGTCCACataattatgattttttaagataattgttagatgtgactcgaaatctactatcgattcaggttcgggtttacgactcgccgacagtttcgcggtgcgaccaatttggaaaaaaaaattatgaaggaaaaatgaatgtctgtggtgggtagcggagcctcccgcggtacggatcggatccgaaacccgctatgagtttttcttttcgtttatcgtttatgccctagaggcgtgtgatcgtggttggttgtaacCTGAAGAACTTTGTATTCCCTTTTCGTTCCATagtgaagatctctcctccctcgcccgtggtttttccctgcaaagggttttccacgtaaatctgtgtctctttatttttctgcttgtgatttgattgttttttgtgttcgtcatttcgtttccgtttgtgcgtttgtcgtaacaataATGCTTTCCACCTACATGGTGATTTGTTATGTTCCcccaaaaaatggaaaaaaaaattaaaaaaaaacttaaaggACAAGTATTTTGCACTTAATATTGGTGATAGAAGCAGATTTTGCAATCTCTTTTGAATTCGATTTTGAATTCTCTAAGATTTGATTTCATGAGTAGAACATATAAAATTTGTGTAATTTGATCCCCACTCCAACAACATATTTAAAATacctaataaaataataactcaCCATATTCTCTTATAAACCCTATTTTATtaggtattttaaatatattggt
Coding sequences:
- the LOC109713907 gene encoding pentatricopeptide repeat-containing protein At2g27610-like produces the protein MKISFSPHTSSLRPLHLLQNHPRTPFHPLFRCKKPIAAPPHPPEPLSLPEHSHAERLRSSVKSKSVEEAMELLTEMKRKGVRPGVALESMLVDLLMKSDRVGDAFDVFGEMPERNVVAWTSMISGCVRNSQCGVGFSLFVEMMESGLLPNDFSLNAALAACAHMAALRLGEQVHSLIVRLGLESDCRNGNSLIDFYSRCGLISNAKAVFDRMPELDLVSYTSLISGLCTNESFESAVWVFDRMVRHGLEPNEHTIASILTACGLPLGEQIHGYMIKTMIAQSVYSASALIDLYSRNNEFESASTVFQHLEPKNVVSWNSMIASCVRNEQVEDALQLFVEMVIDGLNANEFAFATAIGACGLSSESGEFGRQLHGSAIKHNMMSDIRVYNALLSMYGRGGRIKEMESVIAEIEYPDVVSWSAAISGYFQNGFDERSTSALCRMHSMNYRPNEYAFSSALSSCANLALLDQGRQFHCLALKLACDLDTSTGNALINMYSKCGCIGDAKFAFDAMPTHDVTSWNSLIHGYAHHGHAKEALKVFNKMEPNGVMPDQLTFVGILAGFSHAGLVDEAEKYFKLMTDRYGIEPSPSHYACMIDMMGRSGRIEEALCMINSMPCEADIVIWKALLGSCRLHRNLEAGKIALEKVMQLSRKDSAGYVLMSNLHAMHGEWSDADRVRRKMDDMGVKKDAGWSWIEVKDEVHTFVARDTSHPKSALLYQRLRELLVLMKDEGYSPDLGTLSDDLLVYMTHL